One part of the Dysidea avara chromosome 10, odDysAvar1.4, whole genome shotgun sequence genome encodes these proteins:
- the LOC136268586 gene encoding uncharacterized protein — protein sequence MMLTEEKVLFVGVLLILRIVNAQDGGSDLGDGSGTILQVPTSCLDAGYTICCPGRNESCVAGNPPLCYCDEHCIIVGGNDCCEDLLSGALPCFAREPICSNTLEARVKALARIQDVIADQFAPGLPAEFPNTTIYREELRNYFINLVFPATDNNRDNMLDGDEFHKLFVVLLEDNRIIDICEDDYLSFCDGDKDGMVRKEELEKCSGAVPYCDTVDDTASLLARELLATYLVLNIPIVRSIFSNDIFPIADTEEPRRQLDINEFPVLYELIAHEYNFLPSVCPKSVFESCNSDGDLFLSASEIITCGHNN from the exons GACAGAGGAGAAAGTGTTGTTTGTTGGAGTACTATTGATTTTGCGCATTGTGAACGCGCAGGATGGTGGGTCGGATTTAGGCGACGGTTCAGGCACGATTTTACAAGTGCCCACATCATGTTTAGACGCCGGATATACAATTTGTTGTCCAGGGAGAAATGAGAGTTGTGTCGCCGGCAACCCTCCTCTGTGTTATTGTGATGAACACTGTATCATTGTGGGCGGCAATGATTGCTGCGAAGACTTGTTATCTGGAGCATTGCCATGCT TTGCAAGAGAGCCTATATGTAGCAACACATTGGAGGCAAGAGTCAAGGCATTAGCTAGAATCCAGGATGTAATAGCAGATCAATTTGCTCCTGGACTACCAGCAGAGTTTCCTAACACAACAATATACCGGGAGGAATTGAGGAACTACTTTATAAATTTAGTGTTCCCTGCTACAGATAATAATCGTGACAACATGTTAGATGGTGATGAGTTTCACAAGTTGTTTGTAGTATTGCTAGAAGATAACAGAATTATAGACATTTGTGAAGATGATTATTTAAGTTTTTGTGATGGAGATAAAGATGGTATGGTAAGAAAAGAGGAGCTAGAAAAGTGTAGTGGAGCTGTACCTT ATTGTGACACTGTAGATGATACAGCATCATTACTTGCTAGAGAACTGCTAGCAACTTATTTAGTATTAAACATACCCATTGTTAGGAGCATATTTTCGAATGACATCTTTCCAATAGCTGACACAGAAGAACCCAGAAGACAACTGGACATCAATGAATTCCCAGTCTTATATGAACTAATTGCTCACGAATACAATTTCCTACCATCAGTCTGTCCTAAATCAGTGTTTGAAAGTTGTAACAGCgatggtgacttgtttttgtCAGCCTCTGAAATAATTACTTGTGGACACAATAACTAA
- the LOC136236117 gene encoding uncharacterized protein: MKRLLVIVVGVLLLSCTTDAQGSGSAVGSGSGVIITTPCLDAGFTSCCPGRDDACHPGDNRTRASCYCDAFCLQTASDDCCDDLTMGLLLCNATSPTCAPTLEERVKELAIIQRVVTKYLGIEPPEKFTNLTMYLEELRQKVTNSFFNPLDLDSNNMLDGHEFHLFFLDLLSDVNAHEMSEICELDYLTFCDGDGDDNVDRDELERCTGTLPYCNTPDDTAKLLARDLLVTALGPVFDVAYGRTLFLTTIFGLADIEEPKQLLSMNEFPTLYELIIRRYSLLPSVCPESVFEVCNSDGDQFLSEEEMIACGSTQS; this comes from the exons ATGAAGAGACTTCTCGTTATTGTTGTTGGAGTTTTACTACTTTCTTGTACGACGGATGCACAGGGAAGTGGATCGGCTGTGGGATCTGGTTCTGGTGTAATAATTACTACTCCTTGTCTGGACGCTGGCTTCACCAGCTGTTGTCCTGGGCGAGATGATGCTTGTCATCCCGGTGACAATCGAACTAGGGCTAGCTGTTATTGCGATGCCTTCTGTCTTCAGACAGCCAGCGATGATTGTTGTGACGATTTAACAATGGGTTTACTGCTTTGTA ATGCAACATCTCCCACTTGTGCTCCCACACTGGAGGAGAGGGTCAAAGAATTGGCAATTATACAAAGAGTGGTTACTAAATACCTTGGCATTGAGCCTCCAGAAAAGTTTACTAACTTGACAATGTACTTAGAAGAACTGAGACAAAAAGTTACCAATTCATTTTTCAATCCTTTGGATCTTGACAGTAACAACATGTTGGATGGTCATGAGTTTCATCTGTTCTTCTTAGATCTCCTGTCAGATGTTAATGCTCATGAAATGTCAGAAATTTGTGAATTAGATTATTTAACTTTCTGTGATGGAGATGGAGATGACAATGTTGATAGAGATGAGCTAGAGAGATGCACAGGAACACTTCCTT ATTGTAACACACCTGATGATACAGCAAAATTACTGGCTAGAGACTTACTGGTGACTGCACTGGGACCTGTGTTTGATGTGGCCTATGGAAGGACACTGTTCTTAACTACTATTTTTGGACTGGCCGATATAGAAGAGCCCAAACAATTACTAAGCATGAATGAATTTCCAACTCTCTATGAACTGATTATCAGACGCTACAGTCTCCTACCATCAGTCTGCCCTGAATCAGTATTTGAAGTGTGTAATTCTGATGGTGATCAGTTTTTGTCAGAAGAGGAGATGATAGCTTGTGGGAGTACCCAAAGTTAA
- the LOC136236421 gene encoding GDP-Man:Man(3)GlcNAc(2)-PP-Dol alpha-1,2-mannosyltransferase-like — protein sequence MPRIKGKGKGKTISGTIPNKAHHFDTRLIIAGLIVAFLVWLFLTFCYILGFWNTVSLLFSPWRLSLLTITVIVFISVILFTTIFIVIVGRCNTNKLLKQWEQQDNQVTVGFLHPYCSAGGGGERVLWNSIQALQDRYSFVQCVIYTADSKGDNDKIITGVRRNFNIQLKRPVKFIHLRSTNVLKLKTWPLSTLLGQSITSMWVGAEALISFIPNVFIDTTGLAFNLILFKWLGRCKTSCYVHYPTISTDMLKVVENQTQAFNNAAWISNSIIMTKLKVFYYKVFSMLYSLVGNRSDVVMVNSSWTHGHIKQLWNPKRLSIVYPPCDTSAFMYASATPTKEGQFRVVSVGQFRPEKNHEMQINILAKLLENVQRKDSVVFVFIGSCRNQEDEHYLVTLKEYAIQLGIKKKNIEWKTGIPFEELKKELKKATAGLHVMSNEHFGIGVVECMAAGCVIVAHNSGGPRMDIVKEWKGAMTGLLADTVDSFVEQLLIVYEMSLEQREAVVSTAQASVNHRFSVECFHTNFLRATEALFNV from the coding sequence ATGCCGAGAATTAAGGGCAAAGGAAAAGGAAAAACTATCAGTGGCACTATTCCAAATAAAGCCCATCACTTTGATACGAGGTTGATTATTGCAGGACTTATCGTCGCGTTCCTGGTGTGGTTGTTCTTAACATTTTGTTATATTTTGGGATTCTGGAACACCGTTAGTTTGCTATTTTCTCCATGGAGACTATCATTGTTGACAATAACTGTGATTGTTTTTATATCGGTCATTCTCTTTACTACAATCTTTATAGTCATAGTGGGACGGTGTAACACGAACAAGTTGTTGAAGCAGTGGGAACAGCAGGACAATCAAGTTACAGTTGGGTTCCTTCATCCTTATTGTTCAGCTGGTGGTGGAGGTGAGCGAGTGTTATGGAACAGTATCCAAGCCTTACAGGATCGTTACAGTTTTGTCCAGTGTGTTATTTATACTGCTGACTCTAAGGGTGACAATGACAAAATCATCACTGGGGTTAGAAGGAACTTTAACATACAACTGAAGAGACCAGTTAAGTTCATTCACCTTCGTTCAACAAATGTCTTAAAACTCAAAACATGGCCACTTTCTACTTTACTAGGACAAAGTATTACATCGATGTGGGTGGGAGCTGAAGCATTAATCTCCTTCATACCAAATGTGTTCATCGATACAACGGGATTAGCTTTTAACTTGATCTTGTTCAAGTGGCTGGGTCGATGTAAGACATCTTGTTATGTACACTACCCGACTATTAGTACAGACATGTTAAAGGTGGTGGAAAATCAGACACAAGCTTTTAACAATGCAGCCTGGATTAGTAATAGTATCATAATGACTAAATTGAAGGTGTTCTATTACAAGGTGTTTTCAATGTTGTATTCTCTGGTTGGTAACAGATCAGATGTAGTAATGGTGAATTCTTCCTGGACACATGGTCACATTAAACAGCTGTGGAACCCAAAGAGACTATCTATTGTGTACCCACCATGTGATACTAGTGCATTTATGTATGCTTCAGCAACACCAACTAAGGAAGGTCAATTTAGGGTCGTGTCAGTTGGTCAGTTTAGACCAGAAAAGAATCACGAAATGCAAATAAACATTCTAGCAAAACTTTTAGAGAATGTACAGCGCAAGGACTCAGTCGTATTTGTATTTATCGGGAGCTGTCGTAACCAAGAAGATGAGCACTATTTGGTGACTTTGAAGGAATATGCTATACAATTGGGTATCAAGAAGAAGAACATTGAATGGAAAACAGGTATTCCATTTGAAGAACTGAAGAAGGAGTTAAAGAAGGCTACTGCTGGCTTACATGTTATGAGTAATGAACATTTTGGTATAGGAGTAGTTGAATGTATGGCTGCTGGCTGTGTCATAGTTGCTCACAATTCTGGTGGACCTCGGATGGACATCGTGAAGGAATGGAAAGGAGCAATGACTGGTTTACTGGCTGATACTGTTGACAGCTTTGTGGAACAATTATTGATAGTTTATGAGATGAGTCTTGAACAACGTGAGGCTGTTGTGTCTACCGCACAAGCATCTGTCAATCATCGATTTTCTGTGGAATGTTTTCATACTAATTTCCTTAGGGCAACTGAAGCTCTTTTTAATGTATAA
- the LOC136236425 gene encoding AN1-type zinc finger protein 4-like, translated as MTNEEDEINITIESLTGTIYELTISVFETILAIKARIQRLEGIPVFQQQLVYKESELLDDFCLQEYNIPAGARLQLLLSMRGGPIHASRMYLEDSFDLDSRNNLWDSDKRVTLIFLKDGEMVQVYDPSDGNMTPCTESLSGSAYNACDDECVSLSQQEKDDQQSMMKKVQELRRKFRLAQKRKHAKPEEVNFHNRTTLPSITCKKSDSGTRRKHSINRKLPKLAALNPDDQQFNRQSLQCKEATPLVQNKNFTRPPSCARRHLVFDADHDAPFNSIDSGFVDEYIIPKSRDAGGEEQTHFVHSASKKLRREEEILLADRFDQLTMSSKKPTSRSLNRRKNKKTTTGYSTNSGNGGPFLPPIHSIRKPIFTSLDGHSSASNKLEFPSLTATNTSLHNKKRRCTMCGKKTRIAATYTCRCGSTFCALHRYAEEHNCSYDYKTEGRNLLTQTNPVVTAPKLPKI; from the exons ATGACCAACGAAGAAGACGAGATTAATATTACTATAGAGTCGCTTACTGGAACCATCTACGAGTTGACAATTAGCGTATTCGAGACCATCCTAGCGATTAAGGCCAGAATACAGAGATTAGAGG GTATCCCAGTGTTTCAGCAGCAGTTGGTGTACAAGGAGTCAGAGTTGCTTGATGACTTTTGCCTGCAGGAATACAA tataccagcaggaGCAAGGCTTCAGTTATTGTTGTCAATGAGAGGTGGACCCATTCATGCCAGCAGAA TGTACTTGGAAGATTCCTTTGATTTGGATAGCAG GAATAATCTGTGGGATTCTGATAAGAGGGTTACATTAATATTTCTAAA GGATGGTGAGATGGTACAAGTGTATGACCCAAGTGATGGAAATATGACACCTTGTACTGAATCACTAAG TGGTTCTGCATATAATGCTTGTGATGATGAGTGTGTGTCACTATCACAA CAAGAGAAAGATGACCAGCAGTCGATGATGAAGAAGGTACAAGAACTACGCAGAAAATTTCGCTTAGCACAGAAACGAAAACAT GCTAAACCTGAAGAAGTGAACTTTCACAA taggaCAACATTGCCTTCTATCACTTGTAAAAAGTCAGACAGTGGTACTAGAAGAAAACACTCTATTAATAGAAAGTTACCAAAACTAGCAGCACTTAATCCTGATGATCAGCAATTCAACAG GCAATCATTGCAGTGTAAGGAAGCCACACCTCTTGTGCAGAACAAAAACTTTACAAGGCCTCCATCTTGTGCTAGAAGACATTTAGTATTTGATGCTGATCATGACGCACCTTTTAACAGCATTGACTCTGGTTTTGTTGATGAATACATTATACCTAAATCACGAGATGCTGGTGGCGAAGAGCAA ACTCACTTTGTTCATTCTGCTAGTAAAAAGTTACGTCGAGAAGAAGAAATTTTACTAGCTGACAGATTTGATCAGTTAACAATGTCTAGTAAAAAGCCAACTAGTAGAAGTCTGAACAGACggaaaaacaagaaaacaacaacTGGCTATTCTACTAATAGTGGAAATG GTGGACCATTTTTACCTCCAATACATAGTATCAGAAAGCCAATATTTACGTCATTGGATGGTCACAGCTCCGCCAGCAATAAACTGGAATTTCCTAGTTTAACAGCAACAAACACAAGCTTACATAACAAGAAAAGAAGGTGTACGATGTGTGGTAAGAAGACCAGAATAGCCGCAACATATACTTGCAG GTGTGGGTCAACATTTTGTGCACTACATCGATACGCTGAAGAACATAATTGTTCATATGACTACAAGACTGAAGGCAGAAACTTACTAACTCAAACCAACCCAGTTGTAACTGCCCCCAAACTACCAAAAATTTGA
- the LOC136236427 gene encoding phosphomannomutase 2-like encodes MADDRKILCLFDVDGTLTPSRKVITPEMKEFLLDLKKKVVIGIVGGSDYDKMQEQMGGDDITKMYDYVFSENGLVAYKSGELLAIQSIKKAMGEEKIQTFVNFCLRYTADLKLPKKRGTFIEFRNGLINVCPVGRNCTQEERMEFFEYDKEHGIRVKFVEALEKAFPDMGLKYSIGGQISFDVFPIGWDKTFCLQFVEKEGYKEIHFFGDKTQQGGNDYEIFNDSRTIGHTVTSPDDTKAQLTKLFL; translated from the exons ATGGCTGATGAtagaaagattttgtgcttgtTTGACGTTGACGGGACTCTCACTCCATCGAGAAAA GTCATCACTCCGGAAATGAAAGAATTCCTACTGGACCTTAAGAAGAAAGTAGTCATAGGAATAGTTGGTGGATCAGACTACGACAAGATGCAAGAACAGATGGGAGGGGACGACA TTACCAAGATGTATGACTATGTGTTCTCCGAGAATGGATTGGTAGCTTATAAGAGTGGAGAACTACTTGCAATACAG AGCATTAAGAAAGCAATGGGAGAAGAGAAGATCCAAACTTTTGTCAACTTCTGTCTCCGATACACAGCAGACTTGAAGTTGCCCAAGAAAAG GGGTACATTCATAGAGTTCAGGAATGGGTTAATCAACGTGTGTCCAGTTGGAAGGAACTGCACACAAGAAGAGAGGATGGAATTCTTTGAATATGATAAG GAACATGGTATTAGAGTGAAGTTTGTTGAAGCTCTAGAAAAGGCATTCCCTGACATGGGACTGAAGTACTCCATAG GGGGACAGATCAGCTTCGATGTCTTTCCTATTGGATGGGACAAAACCTTCTGTCTCCAATTTGTGGAAAAGGAAGGTTACAAAGAGATTCACTTCTTTGGGGACAAAACGCAGCAA GGTGGAAATGATTATGAAATATTCAATGATTCACGGACTATCGGACACACGGTTACAAGCCCAGATGACACAAAGGCACAACTCACCAAGCTCTTTTTATAG